In one window of Escherichia coli DSM 30083 = JCM 1649 = ATCC 11775 DNA:
- the grpL gene encoding propanediol utilization system protease GrpL, whose product MKKILLITGDFSEDYEVMVPWQALNMLGFRVDVVCPGKRTGEFIKTAIHDFEGDQTYTEKPGHLFRLTASFDDIRLQEYSGVYISGGRSSEYLRLNKSVLDIVHYAMNLTLPVAAICHGPQILAAAGVLKGRKLTGYFTVKPEVEMAGGQWVTAADDEAIVDGNLITATTWMGHPAILRHFITQMGTSIIH is encoded by the coding sequence ATGAAGAAGATATTACTTATCACAGGCGATTTCTCTGAAGACTATGAAGTCATGGTGCCATGGCAGGCATTAAACATGTTAGGTTTCAGAGTGGATGTAGTGTGTCCGGGAAAACGTACCGGCGAGTTTATTAAAACCGCGATTCATGATTTTGAAGGTGATCAGACCTACACCGAAAAACCCGGACATCTTTTTAGATTAACTGCATCATTTGATGACATAAGGTTACAGGAATATAGTGGTGTTTATATTTCTGGTGGGCGTTCATCGGAATACTTGCGATTAAATAAGTCAGTATTGGATATCGTGCATTACGCGATGAATTTAACATTACCTGTTGCTGCAATTTGTCATGGCCCACAAATTCTGGCCGCTGCTGGGGTATTAAAAGGCCGGAAACTGACGGGATATTTTACGGTAAAACCGGAAGTGGAAATGGCGGGTGGCCAGTGGGTCACTGCCGCAGATGATGAAGCCATTGTGGATGGTAATTTAATAACCGCGACTACCTGGATGGGGCATCCAGCAATATTACGTCACTTTATTACTCAAATGGGCACTAGCATTATTCATTAA
- the grpM gene encoding glycyl radical diol dehydratase GrpM, which translates to MLEKGFSNPTDRVVRLRNMILTAKPYVESERAVLATEAYKETEQLPAIMRRAKVVEKIFNQLPVTIRPDELIVGAVTINPRSTEICPEFSYDWVEKEFETMEHRIADPFVIPKKTAQELHEAFKYWPGKTTSALAASYMSEGTKESMASGVFTVGNYFFGGVGHVSVDYGKVLKIGFRGIINEVSRALESLDRTEPGYIKKEQFYNAVLISYNAAIRFAHRYAEEASRLAQQESNPTRKRELEQIAQNCTRVPEYGATTFWEACQTFWFIQSMLQIESSGHSISPGRFDQYMYPYLESDKSISREFAQELVDCCWIKLNDINKTRDEVSAQAFAGYAVFQNLCCGGQTEDGRDATNDLSYMCMEATAHVRLPQPSFSIRVWQGTPDEFLYRACELVRMGLGVPAMYNDEVIIPALQNRGISLRDARDYCIIGCVEPQAPHRTEGWHDAAFFNVAKVLEITLNNGRVGNKQLGPVTGELTQFTSMEDFYTAFQKQMAHFVHQLVEACNSVDIAHGERCPLPFLSALVDDCIGRGKSLQEGGAIYNFTGPQAFGVADTGDSVYAIQKQVFEDRKLSLSELKSALDANFGYPVGANPHTPAAKSSLNEQDIYDVVKRIIEQHGALDPAAIKNEVYRQLTSGSAAPVQSGTMSRHEEIRRILENTPCFGNDIDDVDLVARKCALIYCQEVEKYTNPRGGQFQAGIYPVSANVLFGKDVAALPDGRLAKEPLADGVSPRQGKDTLGPTAAANSVAKLDHFIASNGTLYNQKFLPSSLAGENGLRNFSGLIRHYFDKKGMHVQFNVIDRNTLIEAQKNPEQHQDLVVRVAGYSAQWVVLAKEVQDDIISRTEQQLS; encoded by the coding sequence ATGTTAGAGAAAGGCTTTTCTAATCCGACAGACCGTGTTGTAAGACTGAGAAATATGATCCTGACGGCGAAGCCGTATGTGGAATCAGAACGCGCGGTGTTAGCAACCGAAGCATATAAAGAAACAGAACAACTGCCCGCGATTATGCGTCGTGCTAAAGTGGTGGAAAAAATCTTTAACCAATTACCGGTAACAATTCGCCCAGACGAATTAATCGTTGGAGCGGTAACTATTAATCCTCGCTCAACTGAAATCTGCCCTGAGTTCTCCTACGACTGGGTGGAAAAAGAGTTTGAGACTATGGAACACCGTATTGCCGACCCGTTTGTTATCCCGAAAAAGACTGCTCAGGAGCTTCATGAAGCATTTAAATACTGGCCGGGTAAAACTACCAGTGCTCTGGCGGCATCTTACATGTCAGAAGGCACTAAAGAGAGTATGGCGAGCGGTGTATTCACTGTTGGTAACTACTTCTTCGGGGGCGTCGGTCATGTCAGTGTTGACTACGGTAAAGTGCTGAAAATTGGTTTCCGTGGTATCATTAATGAAGTTAGCCGTGCCTTGGAATCATTAGATCGCACTGAACCAGGATATATAAAGAAAGAACAGTTCTATAATGCGGTGCTGATCAGTTATAACGCAGCGATCCGTTTCGCCCATCGTTACGCTGAAGAAGCATCCCGTCTGGCGCAGCAGGAGAGCAATCCGACCCGTAAACGCGAACTGGAGCAGATTGCTCAAAACTGTACTCGCGTGCCGGAATACGGTGCTACCACATTCTGGGAAGCATGCCAGACATTCTGGTTTATTCAGAGCATGTTACAGATTGAATCCAGCGGTCATTCTATCTCCCCGGGGCGTTTCGACCAGTATATGTACCCGTATCTGGAGTCGGACAAATCTATCTCGCGTGAATTCGCGCAGGAACTGGTGGATTGCTGCTGGATCAAGCTTAACGACATTAACAAAACGCGTGACGAAGTCTCTGCCCAGGCGTTTGCCGGTTACGCAGTGTTCCAGAACCTGTGCTGTGGCGGCCAGACAGAAGACGGTCGCGACGCAACTAACGATCTGAGCTACATGTGTATGGAAGCGACTGCCCATGTGCGTCTGCCGCAGCCATCCTTCTCAATCCGCGTATGGCAGGGTACTCCGGATGAGTTTCTGTATCGCGCTTGCGAGCTGGTGCGTATGGGCCTGGGCGTTCCGGCAATGTACAACGATGAAGTAATCATCCCGGCGCTGCAGAACCGTGGCATTTCGCTGCGTGATGCGCGTGATTACTGTATCATCGGCTGCGTAGAGCCGCAGGCACCGCATCGCACCGAGGGCTGGCATGACGCCGCGTTCTTTAACGTTGCAAAAGTGCTGGAAATCACCCTGAACAACGGTCGCGTTGGCAATAAACAGCTAGGCCCAGTGACTGGCGAACTGACTCAGTTCACCAGCATGGAGGACTTCTACACCGCGTTCCAGAAACAGATGGCGCACTTCGTTCATCAACTGGTTGAAGCCTGTAACAGCGTGGATATTGCCCACGGCGAACGCTGCCCGCTGCCGTTCCTATCAGCACTGGTCGACGACTGTATCGGCCGTGGTAAATCTCTCCAGGAAGGCGGGGCGATTTACAACTTTACTGGGCCGCAAGCATTCGGCGTAGCCGATACCGGCGACTCCGTCTATGCCATCCAGAAACAGGTATTCGAAGATCGTAAACTGTCTTTGAGCGAACTGAAAAGCGCACTGGACGCCAACTTCGGTTATCCGGTGGGTGCGAACCCGCACACTCCAGCGGCGAAATCCTCGCTCAACGAGCAGGATATCTACGATGTGGTGAAACGCATCATTGAACAGCATGGCGCGCTGGATCCGGCAGCGATTAAAAACGAAGTTTATCGCCAGCTGACTTCCGGCAGTGCAGCACCGGTGCAATCCGGCACTATGTCCCGTCACGAGGAGATCCGTCGTATTCTGGAAAACACACCGTGCTTCGGTAACGACATCGATGACGTGGATTTAGTAGCGCGTAAATGTGCGCTGATCTACTGCCAGGAAGTTGAGAAATATACCAACCCGCGCGGTGGCCAGTTCCAGGCTGGTATCTATCCGGTGTCTGCGAACGTGCTGTTTGGTAAAGACGTTGCCGCACTGCCGGATGGCCGTCTGGCGAAAGAGCCGTTGGCGGATGGCGTATCTCCACGTCAGGGTAAAGACACCCTTGGCCCAACCGCCGCAGCCAACTCAGTTGCCAAACTGGATCACTTTATCGCCTCCAACGGTACGCTCTATAATCAGAAATTCCTGCCGTCTTCTTTGGCTGGCGAGAACGGTCTGCGCAACTTCAGCGGCCTGATACGTCACTACTTCGATAAGAAAGGGATGCACGTTCAATTTAACGTTATCGACCGCAACACTTTGATCGAAGCCCAGAAAAATCCTGAGCAACATCAGGATCTGGTGGTACGCGTTGCGGGCTATAGCGCCCAGTGGGTAGTTTTAGCGAAAGAAGTTCAGGACGACATAATCAGCCGTACTGAGCAACAACTGTCGTAA
- the grpN gene encoding glycyl radical diol dehydratase-activating enzyme GrpN, with translation MNKVEYETEGVIFNIQRYSLHDGPGIRTIPFFKGCPLSCKWCSNPESQRHSPELLFKKNDCIRCGKCIDACPQQALSTTNAWFINRDRCIQCGKCTEICPTRALEMKGKRMSVTAVMRELEKEENLYRRSGGGITLSGGEPLAQPEFARELLKACKAKGWHTAIETSGFTTKAVIDEVFPYVDLALTDIKAIDPEIHERNTGVNNRVILENLLRISFLTKVVVRIPVIPGVNDNSQEIHNIAEFARLMQNVDTIHLLPYHSFGENKYNLLGRQYPMGDTKSIEEAQMAELKAMVESLGFNCHIGG, from the coding sequence ATGAATAAAGTTGAGTACGAAACCGAAGGCGTCATATTTAATATTCAACGCTATTCTTTGCATGATGGTCCAGGCATTCGAACCATTCCTTTTTTTAAAGGCTGCCCGCTGTCCTGCAAATGGTGTAGTAATCCTGAATCACAACGTCACAGCCCAGAGTTATTATTTAAAAAGAATGATTGCATCCGCTGTGGAAAATGTATTGATGCTTGCCCACAACAGGCTCTTTCCACTACTAATGCCTGGTTTATCAATCGCGACCGCTGTATTCAGTGTGGGAAATGTACTGAGATTTGCCCTACCCGTGCGCTGGAAATGAAGGGCAAGCGTATGTCGGTAACGGCAGTGATGCGCGAACTGGAAAAAGAAGAGAATTTATACCGGCGTTCAGGCGGCGGGATTACCCTGTCCGGTGGTGAACCGCTGGCGCAGCCGGAATTTGCCCGCGAGCTGCTTAAAGCCTGTAAAGCCAAAGGCTGGCACACCGCTATTGAAACAAGCGGCTTCACCACCAAAGCGGTGATTGATGAGGTATTTCCCTATGTCGATCTTGCTCTGACCGATATTAAAGCCATCGATCCGGAAATCCATGAGCGCAACACCGGCGTGAATAACAGAGTGATTCTGGAGAATCTGCTGCGCATCTCCTTTTTAACCAAAGTGGTTGTGCGTATTCCTGTGATCCCAGGAGTGAATGACAATTCGCAGGAAATCCATAATATTGCGGAGTTCGCCCGCCTGATGCAGAACGTCGATACCATTCACTTATTGCCTTATCACAGCTTCGGTGAAAATAAATATAATCTGCTTGGTCGCCAGTATCCGATGGGCGATACAAA